The proteins below are encoded in one region of Methanobacterium sp.:
- a CDS encoding site-2 protease family protein: MDDFTLIEQSISHHFPLIGYFNDDGGKESYFTVGSYNSDSFQALVRELDEYGFIPFINPDGNYYKINIAKKPEKGKSRIHINVILLLATIGSTLFAGYFFLGEGDIWKAIAFAIALLGIIGTHETAHFFAARKHGVDATLPYFIPAPTMIGTFGALINVKSPIPTRKALFDLGYSGPLAGFIVAIPVLLIGLKFSTVAANTDAALVFIPPLIMQFFTYLVAPAATSEQMILLHPVAFAGWVGIIITMLNLMPVAFLDGGHISRSLFGQKIHKFVSILGIMVTIVLGWYLMAALMVVIFFMGKGHSGALDNVVPIDRNRKIIAVVILIIFILCLSPFPFTQI; encoded by the coding sequence GTGGATGATTTCACTCTAATTGAACAATCAATTTCCCATCACTTTCCCCTAATCGGATACTTCAATGATGATGGTGGTAAAGAATCGTATTTCACAGTGGGATCTTACAACTCTGACAGTTTCCAGGCCTTGGTACGTGAATTGGATGAATATGGGTTTATCCCTTTCATAAATCCTGATGGTAATTATTATAAAATAAACATAGCTAAAAAACCGGAAAAAGGCAAATCCAGGATACATATTAATGTGATCCTTCTCCTGGCTACAATAGGCTCCACCCTGTTTGCAGGATATTTTTTTTTAGGAGAAGGAGATATTTGGAAAGCTATTGCCTTTGCAATTGCATTACTAGGGATAATCGGCACCCATGAAACAGCTCACTTTTTCGCAGCCCGTAAACATGGTGTGGATGCCACCTTACCCTACTTCATACCAGCACCAACCATGATCGGTACTTTCGGAGCTCTTATCAACGTCAAATCACCAATACCCACTCGTAAAGCATTATTTGACCTGGGATACAGTGGGCCACTGGCTGGGTTTATAGTAGCCATCCCGGTCCTTTTAATTGGCCTGAAATTTTCTACAGTAGCCGCTAATACAGATGCAGCCCTGGTTTTCATCCCACCACTTATCATGCAGTTTTTCACTTACCTGGTGGCTCCCGCTGCCACATCCGAACAGATGATCCTGCTTCACCCGGTGGCATTTGCAGGTTGGGTGGGAATTATTATCACCATGCTAAATTTGATGCCAGTGGCATTCCTGGATGGTGGACATATTTCCAGGTCTCTTTTCGGTCAAAAGATTCATAAATTTGTGTCAATCCTGGGAATAATGGTCACCATAGTTTTAGGATGGTATTTAATGGCAGCCCTTATGGTGGTCATTTTCTTTATGGGTAAAGGCCATTCTGGTGCTCTGGATAACGTTGTCCCTATTGACCGGAACCGAAAGATAATAGCAGTGGTTATTTTAATCATATTCATACTTTGTCTTTCCCCATTTCCATTTACCCAAATCTAA
- a CDS encoding MoaD/ThiS family protein produces MEVTVIIGEDEKKLDVDEGKTIKNLLQMMEIPVETVVVKKNQAIIIEEEPVEDGDIIEVIKVIYGG; encoded by the coding sequence ATGGAAGTAACAGTTATTATCGGGGAAGATGAAAAAAAATTAGATGTTGATGAAGGGAAAACTATCAAAAATCTACTTCAGATGATGGAAATACCTGTAGAGACTGTGGTGGTTAAGAAAAATCAGGCAATCATCATTGAGGAAGAGCCTGTTGAAGATGGAGATATTATTGAAGTAATAAAGGTAATTTACGGTGGATAA
- a CDS encoding TIGR00269 family protein — protein sequence MDVCHKCGNPQIIIKRKQSGQMLCQECFIKSIQEKVLKDIRKQNLVSKGDKVLVALSGGKDSVMLLDILNNLRKRRIIDLVAVTIDEGICGYREDGVNIAAQNTELLGVKHRIVSFKDYVDHTLDEIMADTGDRNACTYCGVFRRWILNQVAKEEGASRIATGHNLDDEAQSILMNYLEGNIQNLTRIGVRSESSYEGFTVKIKPLREIPEKETALYVVARDLPVHLAGCPYAGDSFRAKVRDFLKEISLDHPTIMYSTLRGFDKIKPVLKREFSKKSPMGICEDCGEPSASKICKACSFRRSWD from the coding sequence ATGGACGTATGTCATAAATGTGGCAACCCCCAGATCATCATAAAGAGAAAGCAATCGGGGCAGATGCTTTGTCAAGAATGTTTCATTAAATCCATCCAGGAAAAAGTCTTAAAAGATATTCGCAAACAAAACCTGGTTTCTAAAGGAGACAAAGTATTAGTTGCATTATCCGGTGGTAAGGACAGTGTAATGCTTTTAGACATACTCAACAATCTCCGAAAAAGAAGAATCATCGATCTGGTGGCAGTAACCATTGATGAAGGTATCTGCGGCTACCGCGAAGATGGAGTAAATATTGCAGCTCAAAATACGGAATTATTAGGTGTAAAACACAGAATAGTCTCCTTTAAAGACTACGTTGATCACACCCTTGATGAAATAATGGCAGATACTGGGGATAGGAATGCCTGTACTTACTGTGGTGTGTTCCGGCGATGGATCCTAAACCAGGTAGCCAAAGAGGAGGGAGCCTCCAGGATAGCCACTGGACACAACTTGGATGATGAAGCACAGTCCATACTAATGAACTACCTGGAAGGAAACATTCAGAACCTAACCCGTATTGGTGTCAGGTCAGAATCCAGTTATGAAGGTTTCACTGTTAAAATCAAACCCCTCCGGGAGATACCTGAAAAGGAAACTGCCCTGTATGTTGTGGCCCGTGATTTACCAGTACATCTGGCAGGATGTCCCTATGCTGGGGATTCCTTCCGGGCGAAGGTGAGAGATTTCCTTAAAGAGATCAGTCTGGATCACCCCACCATCATGTACTCCACACTCAGGGGTTTTGATAAGATTAAACCAGTACTCAAAAGAGAGTTCTCTAAAAAAAGTCCCATGGGAATTTGTGAGGATTGCGGAGAACCATCTGCCTCTAAAATCTGTAAGGCCTGCAGTTTTCGCAGGTCGTGGGATTAG
- a CDS encoding dihydropteroate synthase-like protein encodes MNILIITGELASSLVKDASLKSDHNVKVHVVKTPIAAFLTPKKIIAELRTLPVKELKSQDMILTPGLIRKDVSPITEKIGIPTYKGSTDAADLDIVLEMVDKLDLSTKKSADKLIEEEQRKRALKYIADFENDQENIEKLLKKPENILVGDLPVGEDFPMRVLAEIANAPTLSPEELLKRAEYFVKSGANMVDIGMIAGENMASKIPAMVNLLKENLEVPVSIDTLQTEELLVAVDSGVDMVLSLDHGNYSEVLPELKKKKIPAVILPTDYKRGWVPETTLERVNSLMDLKEKCKGIDVIADPILDPLNSKSMVDSVIACRKFRDDVDEKCPIFFGVGNVTELLDVDSVGVNALLAGISMELGACILFTPEESGKTRGSVKELAVSSKMMFLSKMRGSIPKDLGINLLVFKDKRQGESIQELVDVPEIEAGSEYKFKQDPLGSFKISVEEGRIRVVHYQKMQATVAIYGQTAWELYHEIINRKLVSRIEHAAYLGQELQKAEDALKLGKNYMQDFPLFGKFMEY; translated from the coding sequence ATGAACATACTGATAATCACCGGTGAACTTGCCAGCAGCCTGGTAAAAGATGCATCTTTAAAATCAGATCATAATGTTAAGGTTCATGTTGTTAAAACACCCATAGCTGCCTTTTTAACCCCTAAAAAAATCATAGCTGAGCTGCGAACTTTACCAGTCAAGGAATTAAAATCACAGGATATGATCCTTACCCCGGGACTTATCCGTAAGGATGTAAGCCCAATCACTGAAAAAATAGGGATACCAACCTATAAAGGATCAACTGATGCTGCAGACCTGGATATTGTTCTGGAAATGGTGGATAAACTGGATCTATCCACTAAAAAATCTGCAGACAAGCTCATTGAAGAAGAACAAAGAAAAAGGGCCCTGAAATATATTGCTGATTTTGAAAATGACCAGGAAAACATTGAAAAACTCCTCAAAAAACCCGAAAATATTCTGGTAGGAGATCTCCCTGTGGGTGAAGACTTCCCCATGAGGGTTCTGGCTGAAATTGCCAATGCACCCACTTTAAGCCCAGAAGAACTCTTAAAACGTGCCGAGTATTTCGTTAAATCCGGGGCAAACATGGTGGATATAGGAATGATCGCCGGGGAGAACATGGCATCTAAGATACCGGCCATGGTCAACCTCTTAAAGGAAAACCTGGAGGTACCGGTGAGCATAGACACCCTGCAGACTGAAGAACTTCTGGTTGCAGTGGATTCAGGGGTGGACATGGTTTTAAGCCTGGATCACGGGAATTACTCTGAAGTTTTACCTGAATTGAAGAAGAAAAAAATACCAGCAGTTATTTTACCCACAGATTATAAGAGGGGATGGGTCCCGGAAACCACCCTGGAACGGGTAAATTCCTTGATGGATTTAAAAGAAAAATGCAAGGGAATAGATGTTATTGCGGACCCCATACTGGATCCACTTAACAGTAAAAGTATGGTTGATTCGGTTATTGCCTGCCGTAAGTTCAGGGATGATGTTGATGAGAAATGTCCAATTTTCTTTGGTGTGGGGAATGTCACCGAACTACTGGATGTTGATTCAGTTGGTGTTAATGCCCTTCTTGCCGGGATATCCATGGAACTGGGAGCCTGTATTCTTTTCACACCGGAAGAAAGTGGGAAAACCAGGGGAAGCGTGAAAGAACTGGCTGTTTCATCAAAAATGATGTTCCTGTCTAAGATGAGGGGTTCCATACCCAAGGATCTGGGGATAAATCTATTGGTGTTTAAGGATAAACGCCAGGGAGAATCAATCCAGGAACTGGTTGATGTGCCTGAAATAGAAGCAGGTTCTGAATACAAGTTCAAGCAGGATCCTTTGGGTAGTTTTAAAATTAGTGTAGAGGAAGGGCGGATAAGGGTGGTTCATTACCAGAAAATGCAAGCCACAGTTGCCATATATGGGCAGACTGCCTGGGAACTTTATCATGAAATTATAAACCGGAAACTGGTTTCAAGGATTGAACACGCAGCCTATCTTGGTCAGGAACTTCAAAAAGCAGAAGATGCCCTTAAACTTGGGAAAAACTACATGCAGGACTTTCCATTGTTCGGGAAGTTTATGGAGTATTAA
- the porC gene encoding pyruvate synthase subunit PorC, whose amino-acid sequence MIEIRFHGRGGQGAVTAAEILAKAAFEDGKYCQAFPFFGAERKGAPVMAFSRINDKPIRRRYQVYNPDHVLVLDETLLEAVDVLSGLKSGGKVIINTKEDLKLGDADVHTIDATGIALDTLGVPIVNTVMLGAFAKVIGEVSLDSIIKITKETFPGKIGEKNAEAAKIAFEQAK is encoded by the coding sequence ATGATCGAAATTCGCTTTCACGGACGCGGTGGTCAAGGAGCAGTTACTGCCGCAGAGATACTGGCAAAAGCAGCATTTGAAGACGGAAAATACTGTCAAGCATTCCCATTTTTCGGTGCTGAGCGAAAAGGCGCACCAGTCATGGCTTTTTCAAGAATAAATGACAAGCCAATCAGAAGAAGATATCAAGTTTATAATCCAGATCATGTACTAGTATTAGACGAAACCCTCCTAGAGGCTGTAGATGTATTATCCGGCCTCAAAAGTGGAGGTAAAGTGATTATAAATACTAAAGAAGATTTAAAATTAGGTGATGCTGATGTGCACACCATCGATGCTACTGGAATTGCCCTGGACACCCTGGGTGTACCCATAGTGAACACGGTGATGCTGGGAGCATTTGCCAAAGTAATTGGCGAAGTATCACTGGATTCAATTATCAAAATAACCAAAGAAACATTCCCTGGTAAAATAGGGGAGAAAAACGCTGAAGCAGCGAAAATTGCCTTTGAACAGGCAAAATAA
- the porD gene encoding pyruvate synthase subunit PorD: MVSIGACVKDPGSTRKNKTGSWRTFKPILDKEKCIDCGNCVLFCPEGCINQDYDIDYDYCKGCGICAEECPVEAIKMERG; encoded by the coding sequence ATGGTATCTATTGGAGCATGTGTCAAAGACCCTGGAAGCACCCGTAAAAACAAAACCGGAAGCTGGAGAACCTTCAAGCCCATTCTAGATAAGGAAAAATGTATTGACTGCGGCAACTGTGTTCTTTTCTGTCCGGAAGGATGCATAAACCAGGATTATGATATAGATTACGATTACTGTAAAGGCTGTGGCATTTGCGCAGAAGAATGCCCAGTTGAAGCAATAAAAATGGAGAGAGGATAA
- the porA gene encoding pyruvate synthase subunit PorA, which produces MVQKVFTSNRAVAEAVKMAKPAVVPVYPITPQTTISEYLAQFVADGELKAEYIRVESEHSAISAALGASGAGVRVFTATSSQGLALMHEILFAAAGMRSPIVLVDANRALSAPLSIWNDQQDSISERDSGWLQIYAEDAQEALDAVLIAYRVAEDPEVLLPCMVCIDGYFLTHTVEPLDVPSQEEVDQFLPSYKPYAFLDPENPMSIGTFTDPEYYMEARYAIEAAMEQSKKVIAKANQEFAEIFGREYDLVETYRCDDAEIIIVAMGSVCGTIKDVIDTLRSEGEKVGLLKIRVFRPFPKDELKEILEKASKVAVIDKNISFGMGGVLYNNIRATTDANAYGFIAGLGGRDITPDYIKEIIDKTKNPTGEVEWIGLKKEEL; this is translated from the coding sequence ATGGTTCAAAAAGTTTTTACATCCAACCGAGCCGTTGCAGAAGCGGTTAAGATGGCCAAACCAGCAGTAGTTCCTGTTTATCCCATAACACCCCAAACAACCATTTCAGAATATCTGGCCCAGTTTGTGGCAGATGGGGAATTAAAAGCAGAATATATCCGAGTGGAATCAGAACACAGTGCAATCAGCGCTGCGTTAGGTGCTTCAGGAGCAGGTGTTCGAGTTTTCACTGCCACCTCCTCCCAGGGCCTGGCCCTGATGCACGAAATACTGTTTGCCGCGGCAGGTATGCGGAGCCCAATAGTCTTAGTTGACGCAAACCGAGCCTTATCCGCACCACTGAGCATATGGAATGATCAGCAGGATTCCATATCCGAACGTGACTCTGGATGGCTCCAAATATATGCAGAAGACGCTCAAGAAGCTCTGGACGCTGTTTTAATAGCTTACAGAGTTGCTGAAGACCCCGAAGTGTTGCTGCCCTGTATGGTATGCATTGATGGATACTTCCTAACTCACACTGTGGAACCACTGGATGTGCCCAGCCAAGAAGAAGTGGACCAGTTCTTACCCTCATATAAACCATACGCATTCCTGGACCCAGAAAACCCAATGTCCATTGGTACTTTCACCGACCCGGAATACTACATGGAAGCCCGTTATGCCATAGAGGCAGCCATGGAACAATCTAAAAAAGTCATAGCCAAGGCCAACCAGGAATTTGCAGAAATATTCGGTAGGGAATATGATCTGGTTGAAACATACCGGTGTGATGATGCGGAGATCATAATAGTAGCCATGGGCTCTGTTTGTGGTACTATAAAAGATGTTATAGACACCCTCAGATCAGAAGGAGAAAAAGTAGGTCTCTTAAAAATCAGGGTTTTCCGTCCATTCCCCAAAGATGAGCTTAAAGAAATCCTGGAAAAAGCATCTAAAGTTGCTGTAATAGATAAGAACATCTCATTTGGAATGGGAGGAGTGCTTTACAACAATATTAGAGCCACAACCGATGCTAATGCCTATGGATTTATAGCAGGACTGGGTGGACGAGATATAACCCCCGATTACATCAAAGAAATTATTGATAAAACTAAAAACCCCACCGGTGAGGTGGAGTGGATCGGACTCAAAAAGGAGGAACTCTAA
- the porB gene encoding pyruvate synthase subunit PorB, translated as MEISEKEFLAPGHRGCAGCGATVGVRLALKALGENTVAVSATGCLEVITTPYPETSWEIPWIHVAFENAAAVASGVERALKSQGKDTQVVVFAGDGGTADIGLQALSGAMERGHNLIYICYDNEAYMNTGVQRSGATPYGASTTTSPHGKESFGEDKPKKNIPMIMAAHGVPYVATASISYPEDFIKKVQKAREIEGPAYIHLHQPCTTGWGFNPSKTIELGRLAVETGSWILYEIEDGEFHVTYRPLQRKMVDEYLVAQKRFKHLTEVERERIQKNVDAICTELKI; from the coding sequence ATGGAAATCAGTGAAAAAGAATTCCTGGCCCCTGGACATCGAGGATGTGCAGGTTGTGGAGCCACAGTGGGGGTTAGACTAGCCCTGAAAGCACTTGGCGAAAACACGGTAGCTGTTTCCGCCACCGGTTGTCTGGAGGTTATCACCACACCCTACCCTGAAACTTCATGGGAGATCCCCTGGATACATGTGGCCTTTGAAAACGCGGCTGCAGTGGCATCCGGAGTTGAAAGAGCACTGAAATCCCAGGGAAAAGATACCCAGGTAGTTGTATTTGCTGGAGATGGTGGAACCGCAGACATTGGTCTGCAAGCCCTGTCTGGAGCCATGGAACGAGGTCACAACCTAATTTACATCTGTTACGATAACGAAGCATACATGAACACTGGTGTGCAAAGAAGTGGAGCCACACCCTACGGTGCATCCACCACCACCAGCCCCCATGGTAAAGAAAGTTTTGGTGAAGATAAACCTAAAAAGAACATACCCATGATCATGGCTGCCCATGGTGTGCCCTACGTGGCCACTGCCAGCATCTCCTACCCTGAGGACTTTATTAAGAAGGTCCAGAAGGCCAGAGAAATTGAGGGACCCGCTTACATTCACTTGCACCAACCATGTACCACTGGCTGGGGTTTTAACCCATCCAAAACCATTGAACTTGGACGTCTAGCTGTTGAAACCGGTTCATGGATACTTTATGAAATCGAAGATGGAGAATTCCATGTCACCTACCGTCCCCTACAACGTAAGATGGTAGATGAATATCTAGTGGCTCAAAAACGTTTCAAACATCTTACTGAAGTGGAAAGAGAACGTATCCAGAAAAACGTGGATGCCATCTGCACTGAACTCAAAATATAG
- a CDS encoding 4Fe-4S dicluster domain-containing protein gives MEKIIIQPDLCDGCLDCQEACARLHGASGILVREVEGSFYPIICQQCEDAPCQLICPTEAMTKDGIEEAKCIGCGLCMMVCPFGAVEVHERKAHKCNQCPDLETPACIKACSKRAIAKVDTVKLQAEKQRKHIEKITGLGKKNRKSSDLINIMTANTRARKALDKEA, from the coding sequence TTGGAAAAGATAATTATCCAGCCGGATCTCTGTGATGGATGCCTGGACTGCCAGGAGGCATGTGCACGTCTTCACGGGGCTTCAGGGATTCTGGTAAGGGAAGTGGAGGGATCATTTTACCCCATCATCTGCCAGCAGTGCGAAGATGCACCCTGCCAGTTGATCTGCCCTACTGAAGCCATGACCAAAGATGGAATTGAAGAAGCAAAATGTATTGGCTGCGGTTTGTGCATGATGGTTTGTCCCTTTGGTGCAGTGGAAGTACACGAACGAAAAGCTCATAAATGTAACCAATGCCCTGATTTAGAAACACCTGCATGTATAAAAGCCTGTTCTAAACGAGCCATAGCCAAAGTGGACACAGTTAAACTGCAAGCAGAAAAGCAACGCAAGCACATCGAAAAAATCACAGGTCTTGGTAAAAAGAATCGTAAAAGTTCAGATCTCATTAACATAATGACCGCCAACACCCGGGCCAGGAAAGCACTGGACAAGGAGGCCTAA
- a CDS encoding 4Fe-4S dicluster domain-containing protein: MKELVSRPELCDECGKCERICPKNAIRIISGVPVFCLHCAEDRAPCMTVCPEDAIEKIDGAVIIHEEDCIGCGLCRDACPVGAINLDEYGIATKCNLCIERDEPLCVSVCPKEALKMSSEDMLTDKRDRIAKELERVKMIMKY, from the coding sequence ATGAAAGAACTTGTTTCAAGGCCGGAACTCTGTGATGAGTGCGGGAAATGTGAACGCATATGCCCTAAAAACGCCATCCGAATTATCAGTGGAGTGCCAGTTTTCTGCTTGCACTGTGCCGAAGACCGGGCCCCTTGCATGACTGTGTGCCCGGAAGATGCCATTGAAAAAATCGATGGTGCGGTGATCATTCATGAAGAAGATTGTATTGGCTGTGGACTGTGCAGAGATGCCTGTCCAGTGGGAGCCATTAATCTGGATGAATACGGAATAGCCACCAAGTGCAACTTGTGCATTGAAAGGGATGAACCACTCTGCGTTTCTGTGTGTCCTAAAGAAGCTCTTAAAATGAGTTCTGAAGATATGCTGACTGATAAACGGGACCGTATTGCCAAAGAGTTGGAAAGAGTTAAGATGATCATGAAATATTGA
- a CDS encoding fumarate hydratase, protein MIYQSQVEELICHLYKKAAIELPPDVKKAIENAYDREEDETAILNLEAILENIKIAEEKNLPLCQDTGLPIIFVKMGKVEVENLKGGIINGVKKATDHVPLRPNVVDPLTRKNSGNNIGRFIPQIDIELVDTDQLEITIFPKGFGSENNNALKMALPGEGEEGIKQFVLETVLSAGGKPCPPIVVGVGIGGSSDMALKLAKKALLRKIGEHHPEERMANLESEMLEMVNATGIGPMGLGGKTTALDVKIEYADTHTAGLPIGVCIQCWAARRATGILKANI, encoded by the coding sequence ATGATTTATCAATCCCAGGTTGAAGAACTTATATGCCATTTGTATAAAAAAGCAGCCATTGAACTTCCACCAGATGTTAAAAAAGCCATTGAAAACGCTTACGATCGTGAAGAAGATGAAACTGCTATTTTAAACCTGGAAGCCATACTGGAAAACATAAAGATCGCCGAAGAAAAAAATCTACCCCTCTGTCAGGACACTGGTCTTCCCATTATCTTTGTGAAAATGGGAAAAGTAGAGGTGGAAAACTTAAAAGGTGGAATCATTAATGGTGTGAAGAAAGCCACTGATCATGTTCCACTTCGTCCTAATGTGGTAGATCCCCTTACCCGAAAGAACAGCGGGAATAATATTGGTCGTTTCATTCCACAGATTGACATAGAACTGGTTGACACTGACCAACTGGAGATTACTATTTTCCCCAAGGGTTTTGGTTCTGAAAACAACAACGCCCTTAAAATGGCCCTTCCTGGTGAAGGTGAAGAAGGAATAAAACAGTTCGTCCTGGAAACAGTGCTCTCAGCTGGTGGTAAACCCTGTCCCCCAATTGTGGTTGGAGTGGGAATTGGTGGATCATCAGATATGGCTCTGAAACTGGCTAAAAAAGCTCTTCTCCGAAAGATTGGAGAACACCATCCTGAGGAAAGAATGGCCAATCTGGAAAGTGAAATGCTGGAGATGGTTAATGCAACTGGCATTGGTCCCATGGGTTTAGGTGGTAAAACCACGGCGCTGGATGTTAAAATAGAATATGCGGACACCCACACAGCAGGCCTCCCCATTGGTGTTTGTATACAGTGCTGGGCTGCTCGGAGGGCCACTGGGATTTTGAAAGCCAATATTTAA
- the phoU gene encoding phosphate signaling complex protein PhoU produces MERRYPRIRFQKKLDELKEEVDKMGQATLKAYRESFSTFIEYDAELVNSVMETNRKVHEMGYQIEHDAMSIIAAEQPVAGDLRFIETSIKVSSHLKRIAGLASNIADIARHIKDEEIPEKPMFDLQRMADIVDGMVSKGLAAFLAKNMNVARELHRDDDKVDDLFDHTLKDITKSMFHDKESISYLIYLLFLARFLERIADRAENIGDRTIFMITCEKQQFTLEKKPEE; encoded by the coding sequence ATGGAGAGACGATATCCCAGGATACGGTTCCAGAAAAAACTGGATGAGTTAAAGGAAGAAGTGGATAAAATGGGCCAAGCCACTTTAAAGGCTTACAGGGAATCTTTTAGTACATTTATTGAGTATGATGCAGAACTGGTAAACAGTGTAATGGAAACTAACAGAAAGGTCCATGAAATGGGTTATCAAATAGAACACGATGCTATGAGTATCATCGCCGCTGAACAACCTGTTGCTGGAGACTTAAGATTCATTGAAACCAGTATTAAGGTTTCAAGTCACCTAAAACGGATTGCAGGTTTGGCTTCCAACATTGCAGATATCGCCCGCCATATAAAGGATGAGGAGATCCCTGAAAAACCCATGTTTGACCTGCAGCGCATGGCAGACATTGTAGATGGAATGGTCAGCAAAGGTCTGGCTGCATTTTTAGCTAAAAACATGAATGTTGCCAGGGAGCTTCACCGGGACGATGATAAGGTGGATGATCTTTTCGACCATACACTTAAAGACATTACCAAGAGCATGTTCCATGATAAAGAATCAATCTCGTATCTAATTTATTTATTGTTCCTGGCCCGTTTCCTGGAAAGAATTGCAGATCGTGCTGAAAACATTGGAGACAGAACCATCTTTATGATCACCTGTGAAAAGCAGCAATTCACCCTTGAAAAGAAACCGGAAGAATAA
- a CDS encoding DUF2226 domain-containing protein, producing MWLPSEDPELTVRGNLKRSHIPELGYVKILEGGNESLLLVKDEKIIAAWNLNAESLEETHENKAMNMINISPESRIEVYQLDDNMFSTIIDLNEECKLPLPVEIEFLLENNAKEVNRTDVLSKYRIRDPSEDDIDNLLNDYKSKIGGR from the coding sequence ATGTGGCTTCCTTCAGAAGATCCGGAGCTCACAGTCCGGGGCAATTTGAAAAGGTCTCATATACCTGAACTGGGTTATGTAAAGATTTTAGAAGGTGGCAATGAATCATTACTCCTGGTAAAAGATGAAAAAATAATAGCAGCCTGGAATTTAAATGCAGAATCCTTAGAAGAAACCCATGAAAATAAAGCAATGAACATGATAAATATAAGTCCAGAATCCAGGATAGAAGTATATCAACTTGATGATAACATGTTCTCAACCATTATAGATTTGAATGAGGAATGTAAATTACCATTACCTGTAGAAATAGAATTTTTACTTGAAAATAATGCTAAAGAAGTAAATCGGACTGATGTTTTGTCAAAATACCGGATAAGAGATCCGTCTGAAGATGATATTGATAATTTGTTAAATGATTATAAATCCAAAATAGGTGGAAGATAA
- a CDS encoding phosphate uptake regulator PhoU: MLTVVLEKRLKSLEDDVLGFSWETIGRVDKSVRSFLEEDTYLAREIIEKTDEINKESYKIEHGCLKVLGLHQPLAKDLRLGAALLRTSIELERINNLSAYIARYAIDAAESDRSCYKPPHIDFMSQTVQDMLKDAVGALLNEDIQLLKRSTRSYVNLQDFYNQMFSEYEEITHGGSQTSLILVGRNLLSMGHHIMGMADRVAYSIVGKQVVHHKLFHNMLMR, translated from the coding sequence ATGCTTACAGTGGTCTTGGAAAAACGTTTGAAGTCCCTGGAGGATGATGTCCTTGGATTCAGTTGGGAGACCATAGGGAGGGTGGATAAGTCAGTCAGGAGTTTCCTGGAGGAAGACACTTATCTTGCCAGAGAAATCATTGAAAAAACCGATGAAATCAATAAAGAAAGCTATAAAATTGAACATGGATGTCTTAAGGTTCTGGGATTACACCAGCCACTGGCCAAGGATTTACGTTTAGGTGCAGCACTTCTGCGAACCTCCATAGAACTGGAACGTATAAACAACCTTTCAGCATATATAGCCCGTTACGCCATAGATGCTGCCGAGAGCGATCGTAGCTGTTATAAACCCCCACACATTGATTTCATGTCCCAAACTGTCCAGGACATGTTGAAAGATGCTGTTGGGGCGCTCTTAAACGAGGATATACAATTACTGAAACGTTCCACCAGGAGTTACGTGAACCTGCAAGATTTTTACAACCAGATGTTTTCAGAATACGAGGAAATCACACACGGAGGTTCCCAGACATCGCTGATCCTGGTTGGGAGGAACTTACTGAGCATGGGACATCATATCATGGGCATGGCAGATCGTGTTGCCTACTCCATAGTGGGTAAGCAGGTTGTGCACCACAAACTGTTCCATAACATGCTGATGAGGTAA